GGGAAAACAATAGATCAAGAAAATGAAAAACGGATTCGTGAATCACAAAAGCATTGGtacaatttgtttgaaaaattaattaatgtaataaatttctTAGCCTCACATAATCTATCATTTAGAGGTCATCGAGAATCAATGAAGTTAGATGATAGCAATAACTCTGGAaactttattgatttattaaaattattgtccaAATATGATCATTCATTACAGAACCATTTTCAactaattaatgaaaaacaacTGGCACAACATTATTTAAGTCATGATAtccaaaatgaattaattaaacttatgtctaaaaaagtaattgaagaGATTATTAGTAAAGTAAAACTAGTGAAATATTATGCTTTCATGCTCGACTGCACTAGAGACATAAGTCGCGTTGAACAGATGTccattattttaagattttgtaATACGTCAACCGGTGATATAGAAGAACATTTTATTGGATTTATTGCTGTTGATTCCACAACAGGGGAAcatttaacaaacattattCTACACGAGCTAAAAAGTAATGGTTTAGATATTCAAGACTGTCGTGGACAAGGTTTTGATAATGGCGCGAATATGGTAGGAATAAACAAGGGTGTTAAAAcacgaatattaaatattaatccaaAAGCATTCTTTGCGCCTTGTGGTTGTCACAGCTGGAATTTGATTTTAGTAGATGCTGCTAAGTCTTCCATTACAGCTACAACATTTTTTGgctttattcaaaaaatttatttgcTCTTTTCAAAATCTAGTAAACGATGGGATcttattaaagataaattaaaactaacattAAAGTCTTTATCTGAAACAAGGTGGGAAAGTAGAATTGCTGCAGTCAaagcaatattatttcaatttgacGATATCATtgattgtataaatatacttaaaatgcaAATAGTAGACGCAGAAACTCTATGTGATTGTGAAGccattttaaaagaaatgttaacatttgaatttattgttgCAATACATGTGTGGTATGAAATTTTACttcgtgtaaataatataagtaaaatctGGCAATCAGttcaagttaatttaaaaatggctgttgattctttaaataatttttgcaatTGGATTCAAGAATATCGTGATATAGGAttcaataaaagtattatagaATCTCGCCAGTTCATAGAAAAAAGTAGTTatgaaatagaattaaattttaaaaacaagagAATagcaaagaagaaaaaaatgtttagttatgaACACACTGATGAACCTATAGAGAATGGTGAAAAAAAGTTTAGAGTTGACTTTTTTAACAGCATGATTGATGGAATTCTACATGACATTAAATGGagatttaaatcattgaatgaatactttgaatattttggttttatttatgatatgaatattttaagatcCATTTCCAAAGAAGATCTTTATAAGCATTGTTGTGATTTAGGTACAGTTCTTCAAGAAGGTGAAAAGAGCGACATTCAATCATTTGAATTATACGAAGAATTACAACTCATAATTTCAAGTCTACCAGACTTTATTAAGGATGCAAAACAACTCATCAAAtacataatagaaaataatttacaagaaatatatccaaatgtttatataacaGTCAGAATTATGCTCACTATTCCTGTCAGTACAGCTTCAGCAGAGAGAAGTTTTTCGaagcttaaaataattaaaaattacctacgAAATACGATGACACAAGAAAGACTCTCAGCATTAGCAGTTTTGTCCATTGAAAcgaaaattgcaaataatttaaattacgaaGATATACTTAAAACATTTAGTGAAGCAAAAAGCCGAAAAGTCCATttcttgtaaataaaaaaaatgaaacttctaacagtattattaatttaaaaaaatatgtatttaattttataattatgtttaaataaaattatattgactacTTTGCAAATAAAAGGTTAATAATTAgagtttattgttttaaaaaattgtaaatcttaatatttattaaataactattgttacttaaatgtttattaaaaaaattttaaaaaagggcCTCTTTAAGTCTACTTCGCccacatattaattttacctCGCGCCGCCACTGCATTCTGAAACGGGTAGATATCATTTTAATCGTttctaattgtatacaatatatatatattaaccaataGTCTTATACAAATGTATGCTTACTTCGGTCGCGAcctccaccgccaccgccatcgccatcaccaccaccaccgtccCCTTTCAACGGGCCACCTCTGGGCTtggctacaatataaattacaattatatacataatatacataacagttataacattctgaaacgggtagataatatataatatattaaccaatgatcttatacaaatttatacttACGCTGAGCGCGGTCTTGCCCGTGGTTCACATAAACCGTGCAGCTGTGGCTTATATTGAAGACGCTCATTCTAAATTGAATAAGACAGTTGAAAAGAACAATTGATTGGTCtgcattattatgtttgtggcattataaaatattcaatttgtcTAACGAAATGCATATGGTGCACACTAAAACTAAGCCAGCGTTCGAATTAATTgaagtagtatacatttgtatgttcacagtctaCTTTTTGTGTCACcacggtaatttcacaccgttcaagggaggatgtcccccttggacacaataattttaccgtgtaaaaattatgaagaatttgtacactttttacacggtaatttcacaccgttcaagggaggatgtcccccttggacacaataattttaccgtgtaaaaattatgaagagttTGCACACTCAAAGTCAGTTTTGTCCAAATATTTACAGTGTACATGCTAAATGGTTTTTTCTCAACAAACCTTATTACtaaaatggaataattatttaaaatacagaacacaagccttattataaaactgaaattataattactaaatattactatatattcacatttttttttcatttaggttggtttcactgtaatttatctaattaatgaatgtctatatttttttttaatttatatacttttgagTTATAAGCTAATCGTTTTTTATATTCAGTCGTCAATGATCCGCCGTTTACTCAAGTTGTGTctcattttactttattttcttaaaatttcatt
This genomic window from Metopolophium dirhodum isolate CAU chromosome 1, ASM1992520v1, whole genome shotgun sequence contains:
- the LOC132933275 gene encoding uncharacterized protein LOC132933275 — protein: MHKQEIVLSEPLMSLDPATDLDEPNAKMDLNEGNLSNKISKYNEELTKEMHKQEIVLSEPLMSLDPGKWVFPLSGSQRHDLVQNGPQQMLDTCDENYPLDNNKRHFSNFHYTRKLSNGETQHRRWLVYSQSQDKIYCFPCTVFSNLQTQMIREGCCDWKHLSTILQRHEKSKEHMVCMIKWVEFDKRIKLGKTIDQENEKRIRESQKHWYNLFEKLINVINFLASHNLSFRGHRESMKLDDSNNSGNFIDLLKLLSKYDHSLQNHFQLINEKQLAQHYLSHDIQNELIKLMSKKVIEEIISKVKLVKYYAFMLDCTRDISRVEQMSIILRFCNTSTGDIEEHFIGFIAVDSTTGEHLTNIILHELKSNGLDIQDCRGQGFDNGANMVGINKGVKTRILNINPKAFFAPCGCHSWNLILVDAAKSSITATTFFGFIQKIYLLFSKSSKRWDLIKDKLKLTLKSLSETRWESRIAAVKAILFQFDDIIDCINILKMQIVDAETLCDCEAILKEMLTFEFIVAIHVWYEILLRVNNISKIWQSVQVNLKMAVDSLNNFCNWIQEYRDIGFNKSIIESRQFIEKSSYEIELNFKNKRIAKKKKMFSYEHTDEPIENGEKKSISKEDLYKHCCDLGTVLQEGEKSDIQSFELYEELQLIISSLPDFIKDSYTNVCLLRSRPPPPPPSPSPPPPSPFNGPPLGLATI